In one window of Henckelia pumila isolate YLH828 chromosome 1, ASM3356847v2, whole genome shotgun sequence DNA:
- the LOC140874589 gene encoding protein RER1A-like: MNAGGGTGDRGDNSAAAQFSHAMWQWYQNLLDKSTPLVLHRWIFLSVIAFIYALRVYILQGFYITTYGLGIYILQLLIAFLSPQVDPEIQELNDGPTLPTRGSDEFRPFVRRLPEFKFWHSLTKAFCFVFVLTFFSAFDVPVFWPILLFYWLILFISTMKRQIMHMIRYKYVPFTFGKQRYHGKNEASDNDTNTARS; this comes from the exons atgaacgcTGGTGGCGGAACGGGCGACCGCGGCGATAATTCCGCCGCGGCGCAATTTAGCCACGCGATGTGGCAGTGGTACCAGAACTTGCTGGATAAATCAACTCCGTTGGTACTTCACCGGTGGATCTTCCTGTCGGTGATCGCGTTCATTTACGCATTGCGGGTGTATATACTGCAGGGCTTCTACATCACCACATACGGTCTGGGAATCTACATCCTGCAGCTGCTGATTGCGTTTTTGTCGCCACAGGTGGATCCCGAGATCCAGGAGCTGAACGACGGCCCCACCCTCCCTACTCGGGGCTCCGATGAGTTCCGCCCCTTTGTCCGTCGTCTCCCCGAGTTTAAGTTCTG GCATTCTCTCACGAAGGCCTTCTGCTTTGTTTTTGTGCTGACCTTCTTCAGTGCTTTTGACGTGCCAGTGTTTTGGCCAATTCTTCTTTTCTATTGGTTGATTCTGTTCATTTCAACAATGAAGAGGCAAATAATGCACATGATCAGATATAAATATGTGCCTTTTACATTTGGGAAGCAG CGTTACCATGGGAAGAATGAAGCTTCTGATAATGATACAAATACCGCCAGGTCTTAA
- the LOC140875927 gene encoding uncharacterized protein isoform X1 produces the protein MEGAGLPMLNCLLQHTLRSLCTASDSSSKWIYAVFWRILPRNYPPPKWDHGGSLLDRAKGNKRNWILVWEDGFCDFCECERAGSGFIKGRFGADIFFKMSHEVYNFGEGLVGKIAADNSHKWVFRDSPTENDPSFISSWNASVDPQQPRAWEAQFNAGIETIAIISVREGAIQLGSFDKVVEDLNLVLNIQRKFSYLQSIPGIYMIQRPYLPSPNPNFECTNPQVLMAANGTSCRLEDKPQMIGSKRRNGDQTEDSPMKAMFLGYNSPQNDMNHEPLPMWPMPPLLPSMACNIGAILSRVNPSASQSCYVMNENSFFTSNLKSGGTSHVDLKVVDDCGHRFDEMPMINNVKEEVNQDEINGSHLGYEPHRVRESVANDERYHY, from the exons ATGGAAGGTGCTGGACTTCCAATGCTTAACTGTCTACTGCAGCACACACTGAGAAGTCTATGTACAGCTTCCGATTCTTCTTCTAAATGGATATATGCTGTCTTTTGGAGAATTCTTCCAAGAAACTATCCACCGCCAAA gTGGGATCATGGAGGAAGCTTGCTTGATCGCGCCAAGGGAAATAAAAGAAACTG GATTCTTGTTTGGGAAGAtgggttttgtgatttttgcGAGTGTGAAAGAGCTGGAAGTGGATTTATAAAGGGAAGATTTGGCGCTGATATTTTCTTCAAAATGTCACACGAGGTTTATAATTTTGGAGAAGG ATTGGTGGGTAAAATTGCAGCAGATAATAGCCATAAATGGGTTTTCAGAGATAGCCCAACTGAAAATGATCCTAGCTTCATTTCTTCATGGAATGCATCCGTTGATCCT CAGCAGCCAAGAGCATGGGAGGCTCAGTTCAATGCTGGCATCGAG ACTATTGCAATTATATCAGTAAGAGAAGGTGCCATTCAACTTGGATCATTTGACAAG GTAGTTGAAGACCTCAACTTAGTTCTAAACATACAGAGAAAATTCAGCTACCTCCAAAGCATACCGGGCATATACATGATACAAAGGCCGTATTTACCGAGCCCGAATCCGAATTTCGAGTGCACTAATCCTCAAGTACTAATGGCTGCCAATGGAACATCATGTAGACTTGAAGATAAGCCTCAGATGATCGGTTCAAAGAGGCGAAACGGCGATCAAACCGAGGATTCGCCCATGAAAGCAATGTTCTTGGGGTACAATAGCCCACAAAATGACATGAATCATGAACCACTTCCAATGTGGCCAATGCCACCTCTTTTGCCCTCCATGGCATGTAACATCGGAGCCATTCTGTCGAGAGTTAATCCCTCTGCCTCCCAATCTTGTTATGTCATGAATGAAAATAGTTTTTTCACTAGCAACTTGAAGAGTGGTGGCACGAGCCACGTCGACTTGAAGGTGGTCGATGATTGCGGCCACCGGTTCGATGAAATGCCGATGATCAACAATGTTAAAGAAGAAGTGAATCAAGATGAGATCAATGGAAGCCATTTGGGATATGAACCTCATAGAGTTAGAGAAAGTGTTGCAAATGATGAAAGGTATCATTACTGA
- the LOC140875927 gene encoding uncharacterized protein isoform X2 — MEGAGLPMLNCLLQHTLRSLCTASDSSSKWIYAVFWRILPRNYPPPKWDHGGSLLDRAKGNKRNWILVWEDGFCDFCECERAGSGFIKGRFGADIFFKMSHEVYNFGEGLVGKIAADNSHKWVFRDSPTENDPSFISSWNASVDPQPRAWEAQFNAGIETIAIISVREGAIQLGSFDKVVEDLNLVLNIQRKFSYLQSIPGIYMIQRPYLPSPNPNFECTNPQVLMAANGTSCRLEDKPQMIGSKRRNGDQTEDSPMKAMFLGYNSPQNDMNHEPLPMWPMPPLLPSMACNIGAILSRVNPSASQSCYVMNENSFFTSNLKSGGTSHVDLKVVDDCGHRFDEMPMINNVKEEVNQDEINGSHLGYEPHRVRESVANDERYHY; from the exons ATGGAAGGTGCTGGACTTCCAATGCTTAACTGTCTACTGCAGCACACACTGAGAAGTCTATGTACAGCTTCCGATTCTTCTTCTAAATGGATATATGCTGTCTTTTGGAGAATTCTTCCAAGAAACTATCCACCGCCAAA gTGGGATCATGGAGGAAGCTTGCTTGATCGCGCCAAGGGAAATAAAAGAAACTG GATTCTTGTTTGGGAAGAtgggttttgtgatttttgcGAGTGTGAAAGAGCTGGAAGTGGATTTATAAAGGGAAGATTTGGCGCTGATATTTTCTTCAAAATGTCACACGAGGTTTATAATTTTGGAGAAGG ATTGGTGGGTAAAATTGCAGCAGATAATAGCCATAAATGGGTTTTCAGAGATAGCCCAACTGAAAATGATCCTAGCTTCATTTCTTCATGGAATGCATCCGTTGATCCT CAGCCAAGAGCATGGGAGGCTCAGTTCAATGCTGGCATCGAG ACTATTGCAATTATATCAGTAAGAGAAGGTGCCATTCAACTTGGATCATTTGACAAG GTAGTTGAAGACCTCAACTTAGTTCTAAACATACAGAGAAAATTCAGCTACCTCCAAAGCATACCGGGCATATACATGATACAAAGGCCGTATTTACCGAGCCCGAATCCGAATTTCGAGTGCACTAATCCTCAAGTACTAATGGCTGCCAATGGAACATCATGTAGACTTGAAGATAAGCCTCAGATGATCGGTTCAAAGAGGCGAAACGGCGATCAAACCGAGGATTCGCCCATGAAAGCAATGTTCTTGGGGTACAATAGCCCACAAAATGACATGAATCATGAACCACTTCCAATGTGGCCAATGCCACCTCTTTTGCCCTCCATGGCATGTAACATCGGAGCCATTCTGTCGAGAGTTAATCCCTCTGCCTCCCAATCTTGTTATGTCATGAATGAAAATAGTTTTTTCACTAGCAACTTGAAGAGTGGTGGCACGAGCCACGTCGACTTGAAGGTGGTCGATGATTGCGGCCACCGGTTCGATGAAATGCCGATGATCAACAATGTTAAAGAAGAAGTGAATCAAGATGAGATCAATGGAAGCCATTTGGGATATGAACCTCATAGAGTTAGAGAAAGTGTTGCAAATGATGAAAGGTATCATTACTGA
- the LOC140875927 gene encoding uncharacterized protein isoform X3, producing the protein MEGAGLPMLNCLLQHTLRSLCTASDSSSKWIYAVFWRILPRNYPPPKWDHGGSLLDRAKGNKRNWILVWEDGFCDFCECERAGSGFIKGRFGADIFFKMSHEVYNFGEGLVGKIAADNSHKWVFRDSPTENDPSFISSWNASVDPPRAWEAQFNAGIETIAIISVREGAIQLGSFDKVVEDLNLVLNIQRKFSYLQSIPGIYMIQRPYLPSPNPNFECTNPQVLMAANGTSCRLEDKPQMIGSKRRNGDQTEDSPMKAMFLGYNSPQNDMNHEPLPMWPMPPLLPSMACNIGAILSRVNPSASQSCYVMNENSFFTSNLKSGGTSHVDLKVVDDCGHRFDEMPMINNVKEEVNQDEINGSHLGYEPHRVRESVANDERYHY; encoded by the exons ATGGAAGGTGCTGGACTTCCAATGCTTAACTGTCTACTGCAGCACACACTGAGAAGTCTATGTACAGCTTCCGATTCTTCTTCTAAATGGATATATGCTGTCTTTTGGAGAATTCTTCCAAGAAACTATCCACCGCCAAA gTGGGATCATGGAGGAAGCTTGCTTGATCGCGCCAAGGGAAATAAAAGAAACTG GATTCTTGTTTGGGAAGAtgggttttgtgatttttgcGAGTGTGAAAGAGCTGGAAGTGGATTTATAAAGGGAAGATTTGGCGCTGATATTTTCTTCAAAATGTCACACGAGGTTTATAATTTTGGAGAAGG ATTGGTGGGTAAAATTGCAGCAGATAATAGCCATAAATGGGTTTTCAGAGATAGCCCAACTGAAAATGATCCTAGCTTCATTTCTTCATGGAATGCATCCGTTGATCCT CCAAGAGCATGGGAGGCTCAGTTCAATGCTGGCATCGAG ACTATTGCAATTATATCAGTAAGAGAAGGTGCCATTCAACTTGGATCATTTGACAAG GTAGTTGAAGACCTCAACTTAGTTCTAAACATACAGAGAAAATTCAGCTACCTCCAAAGCATACCGGGCATATACATGATACAAAGGCCGTATTTACCGAGCCCGAATCCGAATTTCGAGTGCACTAATCCTCAAGTACTAATGGCTGCCAATGGAACATCATGTAGACTTGAAGATAAGCCTCAGATGATCGGTTCAAAGAGGCGAAACGGCGATCAAACCGAGGATTCGCCCATGAAAGCAATGTTCTTGGGGTACAATAGCCCACAAAATGACATGAATCATGAACCACTTCCAATGTGGCCAATGCCACCTCTTTTGCCCTCCATGGCATGTAACATCGGAGCCATTCTGTCGAGAGTTAATCCCTCTGCCTCCCAATCTTGTTATGTCATGAATGAAAATAGTTTTTTCACTAGCAACTTGAAGAGTGGTGGCACGAGCCACGTCGACTTGAAGGTGGTCGATGATTGCGGCCACCGGTTCGATGAAATGCCGATGATCAACAATGTTAAAGAAGAAGTGAATCAAGATGAGATCAATGGAAGCCATTTGGGATATGAACCTCATAGAGTTAGAGAAAGTGTTGCAAATGATGAAAGGTATCATTACTGA